The Chloroflexota bacterium genomic sequence GCATAGATCGCCGGCCAGGATTCCCAGGCCCCCAGCATAGATCGGCAGGGAGTTGTGGATGGCGTACTCCGCTGAGAAATAGGCGATTGGCCCTGGTAGCAGGCTCGAGTGCCTGGTAGCAAACCAGGTTTCGCTGGCCGACATGTCAGCATCGAAATGCCACATTACAGAGTCATACAGACTGAGAAACTTGGGGTCGGCCGCTGCCGCCTCCAGCCTCTCAGCACTGATCTCGCGAATCTGCTTAACCGGGTTGTGGTCGGTTATTCTCCACAGCGGATAGTCCAACACCCGGAACAGCTCGCGTGCCTGGGGATGCCAGCTCCACCAAAGGTTATTGGCCAGCTCCTCTAGTCTATGGATACGTTTAGGCAGCATTGATTTTGGCAAGCGTCTTTCTTCGTTCTTTTTTCTTGGGTAGTGGCGTAAATCATACACCAGCAGTGCGGGAAAAGTCTATGATGAACGGCAGTCACAATCCAATGAACCATCACTTCTTCATACTTGACATAGCAGTGTGTCCAGAGTATCTTAGCCCAAGACGAAGAGAAGGGATGCGCTGTCTTCAGGCGCAGGTTGTCGAAAAACAGAGTCCAGCCCTTAGCGAACGCAGCGAGAATAATCAAAAAGCCATGAAGAAAGGAGCTAATCATGCACCACGAGATAACAAGGGCGCTCTATGATGCTTTTCCGCTGGAACGCAAGGGTGAGTTTTTCGAGGCCTACCTTTACATGAAGTACACAGAGCACTTTGTGAAGCACGGCTTTCGTGCCTCAGGTCTTCCTTCGAAGGAGCTTCCGGAGCTGGATGAAGGCATTGAGGAAATGCTGCAGGCTCTGAATCAGCATATCGCTGATGCCGCAATGAGTGCTGATACCAGTCTTTACCACGGAAAAGTGATGAAGTTGCAGGATGCCATAAAGTTGGTTACTCAGAAAGAGGACGTGACTTTAAGTCCACCGGAGCGCGTGGTGCCCTTCAAATTAGCCAGAGACATAGTCTTACAAAACCCTCGTTCGATTGTGGTTGGAACGTGCCCTTGCAGATCAGTGTCGCTGAAGTCATGTCTCCCGCCACCCATGGAGGTCTGCCTCTTCCTCGGTGACCCGTGGGCTTCTTTTATGGATGAGCAGAACCCCAAGTATCATAAGATTTCTCAGGAGGAAGCCGTGAAGGTACTGGAGTTTTGCCATGAAAAGGGCTTTGTTCACACCGCCTATTTTGAGCACGCGGCGGGCTACAGGCTAGATGCTATCTGTAACTGTTGCAGTTGCTGCTGTACGGGGATCAAAATGTGGAACCTGATGGAAGGGGCTCTCCCTCTTCTTGCTCCTTCAGGCTATGTTTCTGAGGTAAGCGACGAGTGCAACGGCTGTGGGAGTTGTGCAGAGAACACCTGTCACTTCCAGGCCATTAGTTTGGATAAAGGCGGCCAGAAGGCCGTTATCAACCTCCAAAAGTGTATGGGATGTGGGGTTTGTGTGGACGTGTGCCCGATAGGAGCCCTCAGTCTCAGAAGGGAGCCATCCAAGGGTGACCCACTGGATATTGAGGAATTGAAGAAGACCCAGGCTACCTGATACGGGCGATGTCGCTGCTTGCCAGTCCCCAGTACTGCATAATGGCATTTAGCGGTCAGCCAGCGCTTGGCAGGGTGGTTTGATATTTCACAGGTCAGAGGTGTCTTAGCTATGAAAGAACAAAGAATCGCCTACATTGATCTATCTACAAGAGAGATCAGTAAAGCGCCGATTCCGGAGAGGATACGGAAGACGTATCTCGGCGGTAGAGGCATAGATGCCTATCTCCTGTACAACCACATTTCGCCTGGCATTGATCCTCTTGGTTCTGAGAATGTTCTGGTTGTCAGCGCCGGCCTTCTCGGAGGCACCCTTGCCCCGTCAAGCGGGAGGTGCAACGTTGGAGCTAAGTCCCCGCTGACCAATTTGCTGGGCAGCACTAATATGGGGGGGTTCTTTGCCCCCGAGCTCAGGTTTGCCGGCTTCGATCATCTGGCGATCAAGGGAAAAGCTGAGAAGCCTGTTTATCTCTGGATACACGATGGGGACATCGAGATACGAGATGCGACACACCTGTGGGGGAAAGATACCACAGAGACCCCTGCCATCATCAGGAAAGAGCACCAGGACGAAGATATAAAAGTGGCGTCTATCGGTGTGGCGGGAGAGAACCTGGTCAGGTTTGCCAACATCATGACTGGGCTGAAAAACGCCGCGGGTAGGACAGGAATGGGCTGTGTCATGGGATCCAAGAATCTGAAGGCCATAGCGGTGAGGGGTACTCGAGACCTGCCGATTGCCTACCCAGAAGAGGCTCTGGACTATGTGGCCAAGATTATCCAAATGATCAGAGATAACTTCTTCCTGAAGGTGTGGTCTACTTTGGGCACGCCCTCATGCCACAGTGATGCCAACAACTTGGGTCGGCTGAGATACAGGAACCTGCAACGCAATCAGGATCCTGCTGGCGAAAACCTGTATGCTGAGAACCTGCAAAAGTTTACCTTCGGAATGGCTGGTTGCTTTGGCTGCCCAATCCACTGCCGCCATAGGTATGTAGTGCCCGAGGGATCTGATAAGGGCAGCTACATGGAGGGGCCGGATTGGAGCACGATGGGTGGGCTGGGACCTGAGCTAGACATAAGCAGGATGGAATCTGTGCTTGTAGGCAATCAGTTGAGCAGCAAGTACGGTCTGGATTCTCTTGAATTCGGTGGCATAGTCTCCTGGGCTATTGAGCTGTATGAGAAGGGCATTATCGACGACAGAATAACCGAAGGGTTGAAGCTGGAGTGGGGCAATGAAAAGGTAATGTACGAGATGATGCGTCAGATTGCCATGAGAGAAGGACTCGGGAACATACTGGCCGAAGGGCCTCTGAGAGCCATAGAGAAGCTAGGGGAGGAGTCTCGCTACTACAATGTTCATGTCAAGGGCATGAGCTGGCTGCACACGGACGACCGTGCCACGCCGGCTATGGCCCTCGGCGTAGCCACGTCTACCAGGGGCGCTGACCACATGAGAAGCCGTCCTGGGACGGATTCACTGATGGGATCACAGGAGGCCAGGGACAAGCTGTTTGGCTTCGCCGTGCCACCCGATTTCACCTGCTACGAGGGCGCTGGCAAGCTGGTGCGCTATTACGAGCTCATGTACGCAGTGCCGGATGCGCTGGGAATGTGTAAATTTCAGACTCTCTTCATGAGTCCATCAACCCTAAACTACGAGGATTATTCGCGGTTGGTTCGGCATGTTACGGGGCTCGACATCTCGGCGTCAGAAATGTACGAGGCAGTCGAACGGATCTACACCCTGGAGCGGATGTTCAATATTCGGGAGGGGGCCACAAGGAAGGACGACTATCCGCCGGAACGCCTTATGACAGAGCCTACTCCAGCCACCGGTATCCACAGCTTCCAACGCAAAGTCATAAATAGGGAGAAGTACGAGCAGCAGCTTGATGAATACTATGAGGCACATGGCTGGGATGAAAAAGGGGTACC encodes the following:
- a CDS encoding aldehyde ferredoxin oxidoreductase family protein, translating into MKEQRIAYIDLSTREISKAPIPERIRKTYLGGRGIDAYLLYNHISPGIDPLGSENVLVVSAGLLGGTLAPSSGRCNVGAKSPLTNLLGSTNMGGFFAPELRFAGFDHLAIKGKAEKPVYLWIHDGDIEIRDATHLWGKDTTETPAIIRKEHQDEDIKVASIGVAGENLVRFANIMTGLKNAAGRTGMGCVMGSKNLKAIAVRGTRDLPIAYPEEALDYVAKIIQMIRDNFFLKVWSTLGTPSCHSDANNLGRLRYRNLQRNQDPAGENLYAENLQKFTFGMAGCFGCPIHCRHRYVVPEGSDKGSYMEGPDWSTMGGLGPELDISRMESVLVGNQLSSKYGLDSLEFGGIVSWAIELYEKGIIDDRITEGLKLEWGNEKVMYEMMRQIAMREGLGNILAEGPLRAIEKLGEESRYYNVHVKGMSWLHTDDRATPAMALGVATSTRGADHMRSRPGTDSLMGSQEARDKLFGFAVPPDFTCYEGAGKLVRYYELMYAVPDALGMCKFQTLFMSPSTLNYEDYSRLVRHVTGLDISASEMYEAVERIYTLERMFNIREGATRKDDYPPERLMTEPTPATGIHSFQRKVINREKYEQQLDEYYEAHGWDEKGVPKPETLARLGLDKEPSHLL
- a CDS encoding 4Fe-4S dicluster domain-containing protein, coding for MHHEITRALYDAFPLERKGEFFEAYLYMKYTEHFVKHGFRASGLPSKELPELDEGIEEMLQALNQHIADAAMSADTSLYHGKVMKLQDAIKLVTQKEDVTLSPPERVVPFKLARDIVLQNPRSIVVGTCPCRSVSLKSCLPPPMEVCLFLGDPWASFMDEQNPKYHKISQEEAVKVLEFCHEKGFVHTAYFEHAAGYRLDAICNCCSCCCTGIKMWNLMEGALPLLAPSGYVSEVSDECNGCGSCAENTCHFQAISLDKGGQKAVINLQKCMGCGVCVDVCPIGALSLRREPSKGDPLDIEELKKTQAT